The following proteins come from a genomic window of Pyxidicoccus sp. MSG2:
- a CDS encoding short-chain fatty acid transporter, translated as METLVRIAEGLGRFSARFVPSAFAIAVLLSLLTMGLAMGWAGAAPPAVLDAWGGGFWELLTFSMQMALVMFTGYLLALTRPVRTLLERVAGLAHTPRGTVALMAFVSMALAYINWGLSLVASAMLVRFMARRRPDVDYRLLVACAYFGLGATWHAGLSASAPLLVATPGHFLEKSIGVLPIDRTLFSPFNVGLTVVVVAGLTLLAWALHPKPENVVRVDPAVLEKLGDFVPPERPKETSPALWMDHSRLLNLIFGGLGLLWLGRHLWMNGGWRALNLNVVNFTFLVLAVLLHGTPARLLKASEEAAGVLHGIVLQFPLYAGIYGIFKATGLTDQIGELFVSLSTRETFPAIVYLYSGVVNYFVPSGGSKWAIEAPYLLDAAKTLGVAPEKVVLAYAWGDMATDLIQPFWALPLLGVARLEFKDILGFLLVAFLAYLPLVTLAFFLFG; from the coding sequence GTGGAGACCCTCGTCCGCATCGCAGAAGGACTCGGCCGCTTCTCCGCGCGCTTCGTGCCCAGCGCCTTCGCCATCGCCGTCCTGCTCAGCCTGCTCACCATGGGCCTCGCCATGGGCTGGGCGGGCGCGGCGCCCCCTGCGGTCCTCGACGCGTGGGGCGGCGGCTTCTGGGAGTTGCTCACCTTCTCCATGCAGATGGCGCTGGTGATGTTCACCGGCTACCTGCTGGCCCTCACCCGCCCGGTGCGCACGCTGCTGGAGCGCGTGGCGGGGCTCGCGCACACGCCCCGCGGCACGGTGGCGCTGATGGCCTTCGTCTCCATGGCGCTGGCGTACATCAACTGGGGCCTGTCCCTGGTGGCCAGCGCCATGCTGGTGCGCTTCATGGCGCGCCGCCGGCCGGACGTGGATTACCGCCTGCTCGTCGCGTGCGCCTACTTCGGCCTCGGCGCCACGTGGCATGCGGGCCTGTCCGCCTCCGCGCCGCTGCTCGTCGCCACGCCCGGCCACTTCCTGGAGAAGAGCATCGGCGTGCTGCCCATCGACAGGACGCTGTTCTCGCCGTTCAACGTGGGCCTCACCGTCGTCGTCGTGGCCGGGCTGACGCTCCTCGCATGGGCGCTCCATCCGAAGCCGGAGAACGTGGTGCGGGTGGACCCCGCGGTGCTGGAGAAGCTCGGAGACTTCGTCCCGCCCGAGCGTCCGAAAGAGACGAGCCCCGCCCTCTGGATGGACCACTCGCGGCTGCTCAACCTCATCTTCGGCGGCCTCGGCCTGTTGTGGCTGGGGCGCCACCTGTGGATGAACGGCGGCTGGCGCGCGCTCAACCTCAACGTGGTGAACTTCACCTTCCTCGTCCTGGCGGTGCTGCTGCACGGCACGCCCGCGCGGCTGTTGAAGGCCAGCGAGGAGGCCGCCGGCGTGCTGCACGGCATCGTCCTCCAGTTCCCGCTGTACGCCGGCATCTACGGCATCTTCAAGGCCACCGGCCTGACGGACCAGATTGGCGAGCTGTTCGTGTCGCTCTCCACCCGCGAGACGTTCCCCGCCATCGTCTACCTCTACAGCGGCGTGGTGAACTACTTCGTCCCGTCCGGCGGCTCCAAGTGGGCGATTGAAGCACCCTACCTCCTCGACGCGGCGAAGACGCTGGGCGTGGCGCCGGAGAAGGTGGTGCTGGCATACGCCTGGGGCGACATGGCCACCGACCTCATCCAGCCCTTCTGGGCGCTGCCGCTGCTGGGCGTGGCGCGGTTGGAGTTCAAGGACATCCTCGGCTTCCTCCTGGTGGCCTTCCTGGCCTACCTGCCGTTGGTGACGCTGGCCTTCTTCCTCTTCGGGTGA
- a CDS encoding DUF4397 domain-containing protein: MRHDLRGLLLALGLCLAVGGTGCGDDDPKEDAGVVADAGTDAGTDAGRDAGTDAGVDAGTDAGTDAGVDAGTDAGTDAGTDAGPDAGSVAYVRFVNASLGLKENPSDSDSAPWRPYALDVHQGGTELFDAVEPGDAAVTEYKEVPAGTALEFTLRNAGGGASAAVLATSGSVTLETGERLTLVALGFSDRVEPDRVERARLLALREAFDAPASGRARVRFVAADRVTLIPEQGRTRRLGLETAAASPVSTVNPYAADAAGGVAIPITTQRLVISSSGDTGFAPSVSKRLFFTVPASTLADGSAWFAILTGDDRRPLADEGQPAMLLVRAGQAQVLRLKRDPLVYFFNALLPTTPDNDPFVLQALQGTAKVAVGMEFNYSPAIGDLPVTQTGHTLRFARNDDVDATVLASADTGPLQAGGRYLAVVTGRAGQTGALASRLLVVQDRFAEGATDARLRLLNAIPNTPAQGADFGYFDIANGTDKGNTFTPMFTGVKYGDLTGPENGVVFPAPVTTGTSLSYYGLRAPGSDTALSAAGNAMERPHFVVLLGDWDTGFLLFLGFNVRENSWSGVAPFDVFQ, translated from the coding sequence ATGAGACATGACTTGAGAGGGTTGCTGTTGGCGTTGGGGCTGTGCCTCGCCGTCGGCGGCACCGGCTGCGGCGATGACGACCCGAAGGAGGACGCGGGAGTCGTCGCCGACGCCGGGACGGACGCGGGCACCGACGCCGGGCGGGATGCCGGTACGGATGCTGGAGTCGACGCGGGCACCGACGCGGGGACGGATGCCGGAGTCGACGCGGGGACGGATGCCGGCACCGACGCCGGGACGGACGCCGGCCCGGATGCGGGCAGCGTGGCCTATGTCCGCTTCGTGAATGCGTCCCTGGGGCTGAAGGAGAACCCCAGCGACAGCGACAGCGCGCCGTGGAGACCGTACGCGCTGGACGTCCACCAGGGCGGCACGGAGCTGTTCGACGCGGTGGAGCCGGGGGACGCGGCGGTGACGGAGTACAAGGAGGTGCCCGCCGGCACGGCCCTCGAGTTCACCCTGCGCAACGCCGGGGGCGGCGCGTCGGCGGCGGTGCTCGCCACCTCGGGCTCCGTCACCCTCGAGACGGGCGAGCGGCTCACCCTGGTGGCCCTGGGCTTCTCCGACCGCGTGGAGCCGGACCGCGTGGAGCGGGCCCGGCTGCTGGCGCTGAGGGAAGCCTTCGATGCTCCGGCTTCCGGGCGGGCCCGGGTGCGCTTCGTCGCGGCGGACCGGGTGACGCTCATCCCGGAGCAGGGGCGCACACGCCGGCTGGGGCTGGAGACCGCGGCGGCCTCGCCCGTCTCCACCGTCAATCCCTACGCGGCGGACGCGGCCGGGGGCGTCGCCATTCCCATCACCACCCAGCGGCTGGTCATCTCCTCCTCGGGTGACACGGGCTTCGCGCCGTCCGTCAGCAAGCGCCTCTTCTTCACCGTGCCGGCCAGTACCCTGGCGGATGGCAGTGCGTGGTTCGCCATCCTCACCGGTGATGACCGGCGCCCGCTCGCGGACGAGGGCCAGCCCGCGATGCTGCTGGTGCGTGCCGGGCAGGCCCAGGTGCTCCGCCTGAAGAGAGATCCGCTGGTCTACTTCTTCAACGCGCTGCTGCCGACGACGCCCGACAATGACCCGTTCGTCCTCCAGGCGCTCCAGGGCACGGCGAAGGTGGCGGTGGGCATGGAGTTCAACTACTCGCCGGCCATTGGCGACCTGCCCGTCACCCAGACGGGCCACACGCTGCGGTTTGCCCGGAACGACGACGTCGACGCCACCGTGCTCGCGAGCGCGGACACAGGGCCCCTCCAGGCGGGCGGGCGCTACCTCGCGGTGGTGACGGGACGCGCGGGCCAGACGGGCGCGCTGGCATCCCGGCTCCTCGTCGTCCAGGACCGCTTCGCCGAAGGCGCGACGGATGCGCGGCTGCGGCTGCTCAACGCCATCCCCAACACCCCGGCGCAGGGCGCGGACTTCGGCTACTTCGACATCGCCAACGGCACGGACAAGGGGAACACCTTCACGCCCATGTTCACCGGCGTGAAGTACGGCGACCTCACCGGGCCCGAGAATGGAGTCGTCTTCCCCGCGCCCGTCACCACGGGGACGTCCCTGAGCTACTACGGCCTGCGGGCCCCCGGGAGCGACACCGCGCTGAGCGCGGCGGGCAACGCCATGGAGCGGCCCCACTTCGTCGTGCTGCTGGGCGATTGGGACACGGGCTTCCTGCTGTTCCTCGGCTTCAACGTCCGGGAGAACAGCTGGTCCGGCGTGGCGCCGTTCGACGTGTTCCAGTGA
- a CDS encoding Virginiamycin B lyase yields MSVLARSFLKKSLLAASTLLLGTPVLAQEVGATLNNPFVCRRPSGVAGTFTEFPLPTEEAGPTSITVGPDLNLWFTQTGSGTIGRVTRDGAVTEFPLPTEFSIPQKITLGFDGNLWFTQLGVDQVGRITPQGVVTEFPLPNPGSAPYGIAAGLDGNLWFTQVAGNRIGRITPAGVVTQFALPTSEAQPTAIALGAGGKLWFTELRGNKVGAITTDGVLTEYPLPTANAGPSGITLGWDGAMWFTEQFAGKIGRITADGTLTEYALPDASSAPVDIIPGPDGALWFVELRGNKVGRIALNGGITEHAIPTAGSQPAGIVFAPPGFLCMDAHLWFTERAGNKLGRIRAVTVP; encoded by the coding sequence ATGTCTGTCCTTGCCCGTTCCTTCCTGAAGAAGTCGCTGCTCGCCGCCTCCACCCTGCTGCTGGGCACGCCCGTCCTCGCCCAGGAGGTTGGCGCCACCCTCAACAACCCCTTCGTGTGCCGCCGTCCGTCCGGCGTCGCCGGCACCTTCACCGAGTTCCCGCTGCCCACCGAGGAGGCCGGCCCCACGAGCATCACCGTCGGTCCGGACCTCAACCTCTGGTTCACCCAGACGGGCTCGGGCACCATCGGCCGCGTCACCCGTGACGGCGCGGTGACGGAATTCCCTCTGCCCACCGAGTTTTCCATTCCGCAGAAAATCACCCTCGGCTTCGACGGCAACCTCTGGTTCACCCAGCTCGGCGTGGACCAGGTGGGCCGCATCACCCCGCAGGGCGTGGTGACGGAGTTCCCCCTGCCCAACCCGGGCTCCGCGCCGTACGGCATCGCCGCGGGCCTGGATGGCAACCTCTGGTTCACCCAGGTGGCCGGCAACCGCATCGGCCGCATCACCCCCGCCGGCGTCGTCACCCAGTTCGCCCTGCCCACCTCGGAGGCCCAGCCCACCGCGATTGCCCTCGGCGCCGGAGGCAAGCTGTGGTTCACCGAGCTGCGCGGCAACAAGGTGGGAGCCATCACCACCGACGGTGTCCTCACCGAGTACCCGCTCCCCACCGCCAACGCGGGGCCTTCGGGCATCACCCTCGGTTGGGACGGGGCCATGTGGTTCACGGAGCAGTTCGCGGGGAAGATTGGCCGCATCACCGCGGACGGCACCCTCACCGAGTATGCCCTCCCGGACGCCAGCAGCGCCCCGGTGGACATCATCCCCGGGCCGGACGGCGCGCTCTGGTTCGTGGAGCTTCGCGGCAACAAGGTGGGCCGCATCGCCCTGAACGGCGGCATCACCGAGCACGCCATCCCCACGGCCGGCAGCCAGCCGGCGGGCATCGTCTTCGCCCCGCCGGGTTTCCTCTGCATGGACGCGCACCTGTGGTTCACCGAGCGCGCCGGCAACAAGCTGGGCCGCATCCGCGCCGTCACGGTCCCGTGA
- a CDS encoding substrate-binding domain-containing protein, translated as MKMMKMVMSAAVMAVSVVGCGGQSADEVVPASIQAELTDGNKFFGSDTLKGALISANASSLAGLSIEGKGSSVGEGCVRTGSGTFCSGRQQTLAPMSREFKSTATACAGGTASGGTGRDAACCPGEKSNIIGLDSVNAYVKSDNGLTNITKANLANIYFSNNGACWTDWSQVPGSTRTGTIVKYRRDDLSGTTEVFKEKVGGGSSATFCSDVIVITDGAATNPLPCTASDSATVCIGKLTASYPTAIGYSGDPASFSGSLVVPPATTPTAVANLKLSVDGIAPTAANVRLLLTNPASAYPLSRPLFLNENVNFTKDPKEQTLYDWVYSNKSSFQNILTGQGFIACSTTGALRCGGAANDGRGAGLCKGN; from the coding sequence ATGAAGATGATGAAGATGGTGATGTCCGCCGCGGTGATGGCGGTTTCGGTTGTGGGTTGCGGTGGCCAGTCCGCCGACGAGGTCGTCCCGGCTTCCATCCAGGCCGAGCTGACCGACGGCAACAAGTTCTTCGGTTCCGACACGCTCAAGGGCGCGTTGATCAGCGCCAACGCGTCTTCCCTCGCCGGCCTGTCCATCGAGGGCAAGGGCTCGAGCGTGGGCGAGGGCTGTGTGCGCACCGGCTCCGGCACCTTCTGCAGCGGCCGCCAGCAGACGCTGGCCCCCATGTCGCGCGAGTTCAAGTCGACGGCCACGGCCTGTGCCGGCGGCACCGCGTCTGGCGGCACGGGGCGCGACGCGGCCTGCTGCCCCGGTGAGAAGAGCAACATCATCGGGCTGGACTCGGTGAATGCGTACGTGAAGTCCGACAACGGCCTCACCAACATCACCAAGGCCAACCTGGCGAACATCTACTTCTCCAACAACGGCGCCTGCTGGACGGACTGGAGCCAGGTGCCGGGCAGCACCCGCACGGGCACCATCGTGAAGTACCGCCGTGACGACCTGTCCGGCACCACGGAGGTCTTCAAGGAGAAGGTCGGCGGCGGCTCCAGCGCCACCTTCTGCTCCGACGTCATCGTCATCACCGACGGTGCCGCCACCAACCCGCTGCCCTGCACCGCCTCCGACAGCGCCACCGTCTGCATCGGCAAGCTGACGGCCTCCTACCCGACCGCCATCGGTTATTCCGGTGACCCCGCGTCGTTCTCGGGCTCCCTGGTGGTGCCGCCGGCCACCACTCCGACCGCGGTCGCGAACCTCAAGCTCAGCGTGGACGGCATCGCGCCCACCGCCGCCAACGTGCGCCTGCTCCTCACCAACCCGGCCAGCGCCTACCCCCTGTCCCGCCCGCTCTTCCTCAACGAGAACGTCAACTTCACGAAGGACCCCAAGGAGCAGACGCTGTACGACTGGGTCTACAGCAACAAGAGCTCCTTCCAGAACATCCTCACGGGTCAGGGCTTCATCGCCTGCAGCACCACCGGCGCGCTGCGCTGCGGTGGCGCGGCCAACGACGGCCGCGGCGCGGGCCTCTGCAAGGGCAACTGA